One region of Eupeodes corollae chromosome 1, idEupCoro1.1, whole genome shotgun sequence genomic DNA includes:
- the LOC129940088 gene encoding crustapain-like, translating to MKFQLFKVLLIIASVFAFTYATSCTDDDWMSFKEKYKKTYKSPEDESNHQKTFCENIKTIDEHNELYERGATTYALGVSQFADMTSEEVSSFFNG from the exons ATGAAGTTCCAGCTATTTAAAGTCTTACTTATTATTGCATCAGTGTTTGCTTTCACTTATGCAACAAGCTGCACTGATGATGATTGGATGAGCTTTAAG GAAAAGTACAAGAAAACATATAAATCACCTGAAGACGaatcaaatcatcaaaaaacgttctgtgaaaatattaaaactatcgATGAACACAATGAGCTTTATGAGCGCGGAGCGACCACCTATGCATTAGGTGTCAGTCAATTTGCAGATATGACCTCTGAGGAAGTTAGCAGCTTCTTTAATGGCTAA